A genomic window from Thunnus maccoyii chromosome 2, fThuMac1.1, whole genome shotgun sequence includes:
- the ints12 gene encoding integrator complex subunit 12, whose product MAGPVSLELDPIFLKGLSYLHSKSKDSAEKLKALLDESLSRGSDSSYRSSQKDIEVSKVSVSKLSLSKQDSKSSSSSSSSSSSSSVSSKSSSEKSRKEGEKRSSEKVRVEMGEVDPPKKPRLEKQENRSSPITVQTSKDLLPNINDNDETNADDFAMEMGLACVVCRQMTVTMGNQLVECQECHNLYHQDCHKPQVTDKEVNDPRLVWYCARCTRQMKRMAQKPPQKPSPASASSAPVVKDTLVKKAEFKTKPDTASTFQAFKRTEVKTSTTSANPPSSNSSSSGSGLTGWAAFGAKTSPSLPASSKLGSSGASGSSKTLTTPSGQKPVGLSGLAGAKSGLGGVKMPGGGNGNGSSQVPLKPPPPLTLGKQPLNRSSSGESQGKGSSSSGAGSPSGSQASAGGNGGSSNNGGGNGNNGNGSKAPPGDKAPTSQESQLNAMKRLQLVKKKAAQKKLKK is encoded by the exons ATGGCTGGACCTGTCAGTCTAGAGTTGGATCCCATCTTCCTTAAGGGACTGAGCTACCTGCACTCCAAGAGTAAAGATTCAGCTGAGAAACTCAAAGCTCTGCTAGATGAGTCCCTTTCAAGAGGAAGTGATTCATCTTATCGCTCATCACAAAAA GATATAGAGGTGTCCAAGGTGTCTGTATCAAAACTCAGCTTAAGTAAACAAGACTCCAAGTCCTCCTCTAGTTCCTCAtcttccagcagcagcagcagtgtcagCAGCAAATCCAGCTCGGAGAAGAgcaggaaggagggagagaagagatcCTCTGAGAAG GTCAGGGTTGAAATGGGTGAGGTAGACCCTCCGAAAAAGCCACGTTTGGAGAAACAGGAGAATCGTTCCTCTCCAATCACCGTTCAGACAAGCAAAGACCTCCTGCCAAACATAAACGACAACGATGAGACAAACGCTGATGACTTTGCCATGGAAATGGGTCTGGCGTGTGTAGTTTGCAG ACAAATGACAGTGACCATGGGAAACCAGTTGGTGGAGTGCCAGGAGTGCCATAACCTGTACCACCAGGACTGTCATAAGCCTCAAGTGACAGACAAAGAAGTTAATGACCCACGACTCGTGTGGTATTGCGCCCGCTGCACCAGGCAAATGAAACGTATG GCCCAGAAACCTCCACAGAAGCCGTCCCCTGCCTCTGCATCTTCAGCACCAGTTGTAAAAGATACACTAGTGAAAAAGGCAGAGTTTAAAACTAAGCCCGACACAGCCAGCACCTTCCAAGCCTTCAAAAGAACAGAAGTAAAG ACATCCACAACATCAGCCAATCCCCCCAGcagcaactcctcctcctcaggcaGTGGTCTTACAGGCTGGGCTGCATTCGGCGCCAAGACAAGTCCTTCACTTCCTGCCAGCTCCAAACTGGGTTCCTCAGGAGCAAGTGGGAGCAGCAAGACCTTGACCACTCCCTCTGGACAGAAACCCGTTGGGCTGTCTGGGCTAGCGGGAGCAAAGTCTGGACTTGGGGGCGTGAAGATGCCTGGCGGCGGCAACGGAAACGGTTCTAGCCAGGTGCCTCTGAAACCTCCTCCACCCCTGACACTGGGTAAGCAGCCACTGAACCGGTCATCAAGTGGTGAAAGTCAAGGAAAAGGTTCTTCTTCATCAGGGGCGGGCTCCCCGAGTGGCTCCCAGGCAAGCGCAGGAGGAAACGGAGGGTCCAGCAATAATGGAGGAGGTAACGGCAACAATGGAAATGGGTCAAAGGCTCCACCAGGGGACAAAGCACCAACATCCCAAGAGTCCCAACTTAACGCCATGAAACGGTTACAACTGGTGAAGAAGAAAGCAGCACAGAAGAAACTTAAGAAATGA